Sequence from the Streptomyces sp. NBC_00358 genome:
TCGTCGACACCGGTGAGGTCTCCTTCTCGGCCCGCCACCTGACGGTCACCGTCGACGGCGGCAAGCAGATCCTCAAGGACGTCTCCTTCGGCGTACCCGAGAAGTCGCTCGTCGCGGTCATCGGCCCGTCGGGGTCCGGCAAGTCGACGCTCCTGAAGGCGCTCACGGGCTACCGCCCCGCCAACCAGGGTGACGTCCTCTACGACAACCGGAACCTGTACAAGCAGTTCGCCGAGCTCCGTCAGCGCATCGGTCTGGTCCCGCAGGACGACATCCTGCACAAGGAGCTGACCGTCAAGAAGGCCCTCAAGTACGCGGCCAAGCTGCGCTTCCCCGCCGACACCACGGGCCAGGAGCGCGAGGCCCGGATAGACGAGGTGCTGCGCGAGCTGAAGCTGGACATCCACAAAGAGAAGAAGATCACCTCCCTCTCCGGTGGCCAGCGCAAGCGGGTCTCGGTGGCCCTGGAGCTGCTCACCAAGCCGTCGCTGATCTTCCTGGACGAGCCGACTTCCGGTCTCGACCCGGGCATGGACCGCGATGTCATGCAGTTGCTGCGCGGCCTCGCCGACGACGGCCGTACGGTCCTCGTCGTCACCCACTCGGTGGCGGAGCTGGCGATCTGCGACAAGCTCCTCGTGATGGCGCCCGGCGGCTCCGTCGCCTACTTCGGTCCGCCGGAGGAGGCGCTGAACTTCTTCGGCTACGAGACCTGGGCCGACGTCTTCTCCGCGTTCGAGAACTACCGCGACTACGACTGGGCGGGCCGCTGGAAGGGTTCGCAGCACTACCAGATGTACGCCGCGGACATCGACGCGGTGGCTCCGCAGTCGACGCAGATGCCGCCCGCGCAGGCGATGAAGCCGCCGAAGCCGCAGAGCTGGGGCTCCCAGCTGATGACGCTGATCCGCCGCTACGCATCGGTGATCGCGTCGGACAGGGGCTTCCTGGCGCTGACGGTGATCCTGCCGGCCGTCCTGGGCTCGGTCAGCCTGCTCATCGACAACGGCAAGACGCTGCTGGTCAACGACAAGGTGCTGCCCTCGGGTGCCCATGTCGCGAACGGCACGGCCACGACCGTGCTGCTGATCCTCGCGGTCGGCGCGTGCTTCGCGGGCGCCGCCAACTCGGTCCGTGAGCTGATCAAGGAACGGGTGATCTACGAGCGCGAACGCGCGACGGGCCTGTCGCGTTCGGCGTACCTGATGTCCAAGGTGATCGTCCTCGGGGTGATCACCCTGCTGCAGGGCGCTCTGGTCGGTGCCATCGGCTTCGGCAGCCGTGAGGTGCCGGCCCAGGGGCTGATCCTCAAGAGCCTGCCCAAGATCGAGCTCACGCTGCCGATCATGGCTCTGGGCTTCGTGTCGATGATGTTCGGCCTGATCATCTCTTCGCTGGTGAAGACCGCGGAGAAGACCATGCCGCTCCTGGTCATGTTCGCGATCGTCCAGGTCGTCTTCACCGGCTGTCTGTTCATCCTGAACGGCACGGTGGGCGTCAACCAGTTCTCGTACCTGATGCCGGCCCGCTGGGCGGTGGCCGCCTCCGGCGCCACGCTGGACCTGAACAACATCTTCCCGAACCAGGACGACCCGACGAGCACGGACCCGCTGTGGAACCACACGGCCGGGGCCTGGACCCTGGACATGATCGCGCTGGTCGTCCTCGGTGTGGTCTGCGGCTTCTTCGTGGCCCGCTTCCTGCGCCGCCACGAGCCCGAGGTCATGCGCAAGTAGACGCCCGGGAACGACGCGAGGGCGGCACCCCGGATCGGGGTGCCGCCCTTCGGCGTCTGTGGGGAACTCCGCGCTGAGTCCTCAGTACGCGCTGTTCACGTTGTCCATGGAACCGTACTTGTCGGCCGCGTAGTTGCAGGCGGCGGTGATGTTGGCGACCGGGTCGTAGATGTTCCACGAGGTACCGGCCACGTGGTACGCCTTGAACGTCGGCGGGATGACCTGGAGCAGACCCTTCGACGGGATGCCGTTGATGGCGTTGATGTCCCAGTCGTTGATGGCCATCGGGTTGCCCGAGGACTCACGCATGATGTTCTTGTGCAGCCCCTGGTAGGTGCCGGGGATGCCCTTGGCCTTCAGGATGTCGAGGGACTGGCGGATCCAGCCGTCGAGGTTGTT
This genomic interval carries:
- a CDS encoding ABC transporter ATP-binding protein/permease, with protein sequence MPELVLELNGRTWTLDASRPYTLGRDPQGDIVLEDARVSWRHATISWNGRSWVIDDHGSTNGTFVRGQRIHQMEMGPGSAVHLGNATDGPRLSVSGAAASVAQPQQTPLAAQGAGPGWAQQPTPQAPEQASQQQPQQAASIPQQQGPGGGAGAPPVYGDRSPTTFHQFSLGRVMRIGRALENELVVSDLQVSRHHAEFHATPDGRFEIRDLGSHNGTYVNGMPIAKGGSALLGPNDIVGVGHSTFRLVGDRLEEFVDTGEVSFSARHLTVTVDGGKQILKDVSFGVPEKSLVAVIGPSGSGKSTLLKALTGYRPANQGDVLYDNRNLYKQFAELRQRIGLVPQDDILHKELTVKKALKYAAKLRFPADTTGQEREARIDEVLRELKLDIHKEKKITSLSGGQRKRVSVALELLTKPSLIFLDEPTSGLDPGMDRDVMQLLRGLADDGRTVLVVTHSVAELAICDKLLVMAPGGSVAYFGPPEEALNFFGYETWADVFSAFENYRDYDWAGRWKGSQHYQMYAADIDAVAPQSTQMPPAQAMKPPKPQSWGSQLMTLIRRYASVIASDRGFLALTVILPAVLGSVSLLIDNGKTLLVNDKVLPSGAHVANGTATTVLLILAVGACFAGAANSVRELIKERVIYERERATGLSRSAYLMSKVIVLGVITLLQGALVGAIGFGSREVPAQGLILKSLPKIELTLPIMALGFVSMMFGLIISSLVKTAEKTMPLLVMFAIVQVVFTGCLFILNGTVGVNQFSYLMPARWAVAASGATLDLNNIFPNQDDPTSTDPLWNHTAGAWTLDMIALVVLGVVCGFFVARFLRRHEPEVMRK